Genomic window (Kazachstania africana CBS 2517 chromosome 10, complete genome):
CCAGTATCAAAGTACTCCCACCCAGGATAGCAATAGAGAtgtttttaaatttgttatTACTACTATTGTTATTGAACCGATATACCTTAGACGAGTAGCTTCTGCGTAGCAACTCATTCCAAGTTCGCTGGAACGAACTCTGTGTCAGAATACGTGACGATCTACGAAGCAGCATGGTATACAGTGTGAGGCGACTCTCCTCGTATTACAGAAATATATGCTAATATGAACATTATGCAGATCGATTCCTTTCAAACACGGGAAACTTTTAATATTTACAGGCATAGTGAAACATTGCACAAAAAGAACGTAGATAGAGTCGGTAAGTACAAGAACACCTGGTATATACACCCTTCAGAATGAGAGAACGCATCAAGTTGTAAGCCACCAATCATCTCAAGAGGATACGGAAGATCGCAATCATGGTAAACTAGTCATTCATATTGATCTCCATTTAGTACTTTTACAGAGGTTGAATAACTCTACACGGGGCGTTTGCAATAATtcgaagaaattttttggtaaaaaaaaaaattggaaatcGATGAGGTTAATGAAAGAGTACTTGCTGTCATTAAAGAACACTTTTTTACAGCTCTAGTGAACTAGTCAGAGATAGTGTCAGAAAGTTTAACCCGGTCATGCCtccaaagaagaacaagCAACAAGCCAAGCCGGCTAAGAAGAAGGACAATGTTGACAAGACTTTTGGTATGAAGAATAAGAATAGGTCTACAAAAGtgcaaaaatttataaagCAGGTGCAACAGCAAGCTGATCCCGAGAAGGAGGAAATGAAACGTAAAAAGCTGGAGGCCAAGAAGCTGCAAGAAGCAGCAGAAGCTGAAAGAAGGGCCCTTTTCAATCCTGTTATGGACCAAAGAGTTCGTGCCGGTGTCGATCCAAAGACTGTTCTTTGTGCACTTTTCAAGCTTGGTAACTGTAATAAAGGTGATAAGTGTAAATTTTCGCACGATTTGAACATCGGGAGAAGGGTGGAGAAGAAGGATCTTTATCAGGATGCCAGGTCTGAGAAGGAAGGTGACACTATGGATCAATGGGATGAAGAGAAATTGAGAAGTGTTATTTTGTCTAAACATGGTAATCCAAGGACAAGCACGGATAAAgtttgtaaatatttcatcgAAGCTGTCGAAAATGGTAAATACGGTTGGTTTTGGGTTTGTCCAAACAATGGTGATAAATGTATGTATAGACATTCCTTACCTGAAGGTTTTGTGCTGAAGACCAAGGAACAGAAACgtcttgaaaaagaagcatTGGAAAATCAGCCAAAGATCACATTGGAAGAGTTTCTTGATACTGAGAGAAACAAATTGGATAAAACCAAACTTACACCAATTACCATTGCAAATTTTGCTGAatggaagaaaaatcatattATTAGAAAGATTAACGCCGAGAAGAAAGCTAATGAGAAGAGGAAACCATGTGGCCGTGAAGTCATTCAAAAGTTATTAGCCGAAAACAAACATATCGAGGAAAGATATGGTTCTGTTATGGAAGACGATGAAGGTACGGCGTGGGATTTAACGGAATTTACAGATGCGTTAAGAGAAGCTGAGCATAGGGATGACGACGGTATCAAGGACTATGGTGACGGTAGCAATCCCACATTCGAGGTTAGAGCCAACTAAGAATAGCCAACAACTCCGCTTTTCTTACTCGAACACACCAGCATTTTAGAGACAGAAACACAGTCTTCTGCCTTTCCCCATATCAGCAATTGAGCGAATGTCTCTCTACACTATATAAATAGCTCGCCTTGTATAGCAATAAGCCTAACCGTTTACCATGTCTAATGTATGCCTATTATACATAGTAAACTCAAGCAACTAAGTATTTTTCACGTGACAAAATGATTCTTTTGGAGCAGACAGctcaaaagaaatttcgGAAAGAAAATCCACCCACCCTGGGCGAAGGATCGGAGGGGAGCGTTCCGATCCGCTCTCTTCCGGAACGCGGGAAAAACAAACAGCACGTGACGTGTGCACTGGCACGCATTTTGTCTTCTCTTCGTCAATTTAGTCGCTCAACGGAAGCCTCTTCCGGCAATCCCACGATTCTCTAAAAACACCACCATGAAATGTATTGTGGTTATCAGATGAGGAGCAGGGATAAGACGTGGCAGTCAAGCAGGTCCCCACGCATATTGGGCTCCCAAAGGGTGGGAGCCCGTTGTACAACGAGTGAATCATAGTATAGGGCCGACCGCAAAGCCTCTCTTAATAACCTGCTATATACTCTACAGACCTCGTTAGGGTTCGGTACATACTCCTCCTCCCATTAACGCTAGAATGGTCGGAAAGCTAGGGCTATGGGCTAGTCATTATTGGGGCTAGGGTAAAATAGGCCGGAAGACTCCCGGAAAACGATGAGGGCTGGACAGTCTCGCCAAATTTCTTGGCAGTGGGAGAAGGCACCGAGGTCgagaaaaatcaatttaCTCTGGAAAATTACATCAGATAgcgagaaaaaaaaatatgccAAGATTAAATAAGGAAGGATGGGCATGTAATTCATTTACCTGGTAAAAATAGTCACTGATATCAATTCTGTCAAATATAAATGATCTCATCCCACTTCGTATAAACACTATTTGAAGGCTTGGTTTA
Coding sequences:
- the TMA46 gene encoding translation machinery-associated protein TMA46 (similar to Saccharomyces cerevisiae TMA46 (YOR091W); ancestral locus Anc_2.194); the protein is MPPKKNKQQAKPAKKKDNVDKTFGMKNKNRSTKVQKFIKQVQQQADPEKEEMKRKKLEAKKLQEAAEAERRALFNPVMDQRVRAGVDPKTVLCALFKLGNCNKGDKCKFSHDLNIGRRVEKKDLYQDARSEKEGDTMDQWDEEKLRSVILSKHGNPRTSTDKVCKYFIEAVENGKYGWFWVCPNNGDKCMYRHSLPEGFVLKTKEQKRLEKEALENQPKITLEEFLDTERNKLDKTKLTPITIANFAEWKKNHIIRKINAEKKANEKRKPCGREVIQKLLAENKHIEERYGSVMEDDEGTAWDLTEFTDALREAEHRDDDGIKDYGDGSNPTFEVRAN